Proteins encoded in a region of the Onychostoma macrolepis isolate SWU-2019 chromosome 20, ASM1243209v1, whole genome shotgun sequence genome:
- the lrp11 gene encoding low-density lipoprotein receptor-related protein 11 → MSVYSIIMSPAAHHIQRALICSLLLCMTTTVITRSSSTSDLKSKISGVEELLEEFRKQLQQDESDSREDEEDGDRCISGFKAVEERIIRASASIEQGAAFLSAPQRVFSWRDCAHACCSHPHCTAAIIQEDLKQPDDSLRCYLFNCTYRGRNVCSFSFQPGFSTYSRGDNSSRPHEPSLGSAATDSPSTSAGRPSYGIDEGLDEPPRSDAGQDLVVQLPTDWAVLDGRDSTDDHDIIHYEWALVKGDPSVKMKVTHPGLLKLSGLREGIYTFELTVTDTAGQKRSDNVSVSVLAPAPNAEVCTGHCSRYQFMCDDGCCIDIGYACDGKQHCPDRSDEDFCQNFDSGHKSNPPSKHGPDIQTEAEAQTPTEIHLNDSPKPEQHQHYDFSSQDPCAAPPVVGPCKGIFPRWYYDSNTGDCQHFQYGGCKGNHNNFLQKSDCVNECIQKPSVTKHQGTATPLPSVKTYTPPIASVHKEKLQNTLTESRNSLPSSKTHRVLEGHPPPESGAILPLALGLIISILLLLMVGCRLWLVRRRLKKALPLTTEESDYLINGMYL, encoded by the exons ATGAGCGTTTACAGTATCATTATGTCTCCTGCGGCGCATCATATCCAGCGAGCGCTCATCTGTTCTCTTCTTCTCTGTATGACGACGACGGTCATAACGCGCTCCTCTTCAACATCCGATCTCAAATCCAAAATATCTGGCGTGGAAGAACTGCTGGAGGAGTTCCGTAAGCAGCTACAGCAGGATGAGTCGGACTCGAgggaggatgaggaggatggAGACCGCTGTATCAGTGGCTTCAAGGCGGTGGAGGAGCGCATCATCCGCGCCAGCGCGTCCATCGAGCAGGGCGCTGCGTTCTTGTCCGCTCCGCAGAGGGTGTTCAGCTGGAGGGACTGCGCGCACGCCTGCTGCTCTCACCCGCACTGCACAGCCGCCATCATCCAGGAGGACCTCAAGCAGCCCGATGACAGTTTGCGCTGTTATCTGTTCAACTGCACGTACAGGGGCAGGAACGTGTGCTCGTTTTCCTTTCAGCCTGGATTCAGTACCTATAGTCGGGGGGACAACAGCTCTAGACCCCATGAGCCCAGCCTTGGTTCTGCTGCCACTGACAGCCCAAGCACTTCAGCCGGGAGACCTTCATATGGAATCGATGAGG GTTTGGATGAGCCGCCTCGTAGTGATGCAGGCCAGGACTTGGTGGTTCAGCTGCCAACAGACTGGGCAGTGCTAGACGGCAGGGACAGCACTGATGATCATGACATCATACATTATGAATGGGCTCTTGTGAAAGGAGATCCCTCTgttaaaatgaag GTGACTCACCCAGGCCTGCTGAAACTCAGTGGTCTTAGAGAAGGAATTTATACCTTTGAGCTGACCGTCACCGACACGGCGGGACAGAAGAGATCTGACAATGTGTCTGTCAGTGTGCTCGCCCCTGCACCAAACGCAGAAG TGTGTACAGGTCACTGTTCTCGGTATCAGTTCATGTGTGATGATGGCTGCTGTATAGACATTGGTTATGCCTGCGATGGAAAGCAACACTGCCCTGACCGATCAGATGAAGATTTCTGCCAAAATT TTGATAGTGGTCATAAGTCCAACCCCCCCTCTAAACATGGACCAGATATACAAACTGAAGCAGAAGCCCAGACGCCCACAGAAATACACCTCAATGACAGCCCTAAACCTGAACAACATCAACATTATGACTTCAGTTCGCAAG ATCCCTGTGCAGCGCCCCCAGTGGTCGGTCCATGTAAAGGCATTTTCCCACGCTGGTATTACGATTCTAATACAGGAGACTGCCAACACTTCCAGTATGGTGGCTGCAAAGGAAACCACAACAACTTCCTCCAGAAGTCTGATTGCGTAAATGAGTGCATTCAGAAACCAT CAGTAACAAAACATCAGGGCACTGCAACTCCATTACCCAGTGTGAAAACATACACAC CTCCCATTGCTTCTGTCCATAAGGAAAAACTACAAAACACTCTCACAGAGTCTCGGAATTCACTGCCGTCGTCTAAAACACATCGTGTACTGGAAGGACACCCACCCCCTGAATCAG gTGCGATCTTACCCCTGGCTTTGGGTCTGATCATCAGCATTCTGCTCTTACTGATGGTGGGCTGCAGGCTCTGGCTTGTACGTCGCAGACTGAAGAAAGCTTTGCCTCTCACCACAGAAGAGTCTGATTACCTCATCAATGGCATGTATCTGTAG